One Setaria viridis chromosome 5, Setaria_viridis_v4.0, whole genome shotgun sequence genomic region harbors:
- the LOC117854824 gene encoding uncharacterized protein: MSTQTNDKCPLCMDPLDLTDKQLKPCKCGYEICLYCWHRIMGMDQKDESGGRCPGCRSVYDKDRILETSARNQILKELCADKANYQKERTKSHKQTSAKGQLGQSEPKDPNNVRVIQRKLVYIVGMPNEFASEKLLRQKNFLGQYGKIENIIIDNIGANQQIPDSGRVYVTFAREEEAVRCIQAVNGYILDGRPLKATFGVTRYCHIWLSNRVCYKANCSYVHHKASAEDICTKDDVSVVCARLQRLMGMDAKGPQHRSGRTLPPPGDSSSRTSTCSGISKDICINAERLLPNGANRNTCLPPATTSRDSSISSGSPSSTASAVIHQSNYHESIHNNQQNLSDPKSQKYIPPGGRSRSSTTSVQHMQHPCRPIEGTSLESSSNMSLVSQGSKGHLNEQLDSNNDKSEASSQLGNDTSNSKQTTSAENGTSDTSQQKPQYSNVVSQGQVVPSRRFTVLGRPKATGQISNGTSSSTKLALVKTEHSDRVTLPRSHLVSQSLEQLSQQASATVKSHAGAEKKNGCPDIIEKLVPGNHKQLSESTASHRSTAVQSMSSRPVPSNLSTSNAKSEATAGPNNLSDLKRKLASRNQLQLVNQQDAPTSNTGITRASLCHSTLNKQLPSTDGKQQDSAQGGHESFYNRQMVRSGDIVPSHCSDSTTLSRPVSAVSSTDVAAPDRKERKRQACPPGFEKPHHISDSDKFVYVSSPACSGLCPASGALVQDSCGITDQQDLPSWATDCLKDDADVTNNLNVTTSSRSTDTNQRHAQFQGTFFPGWSNQPRLSPYPPHHKPEYWDGTTGSYMFTGGYDTFCQRTTSGMRGGMAGTLLQQPTMPSPHGSWTDGNTDSGMNCPQVDIAYPMYTLF; this comes from the exons ATGAGCACCCAAACTAATGACAAATGTCCACTTTGCATGGACCCTTTGGATTTGACAGATAAACAACTAAAGCCTTGTAAATGTGGATATGAG ATATGTCTGTACTGTTGGCATCGAATAATGGGAATGGACCAGAAGGATGAATCTGGTGGGAGGTGCCCTGGATGCCGTTCTGTATATGACAAGGATAGGATCCTGGAGACAAGCGCCAGGAACCAAAT ATTAAAGGAACTTTGTGCTGATAAGGCAAACTATCAAAAAGAACGAACCAAGTCTCATAAGCAAACATCTGCAAAGGGTCAGTTGGGACAGTCAGAACCAAAAGATCCAAATAATGTCCGTGTGATTCAGCGGAAGCTTGTTTATATTGTTGGTATGCCGAATGAGTTTGCCAGCGAGAAG TTGTTGAGACAGAAGAATTTCCTTGGACAGTATGGGAAGATAGAAAACATTATCATTGATAATATTGGAGCTAACCAACAAATTCCTGATTCTGGCCGCGT ATATGTTACATTTGCAAGAGAAGAGGAGGCTGTCAGATGCATACAGGCAGTTAATGGCTACATCTTGGATGGTAGACCTTTAAA GGCAACTTTTGGTGTCACAAGATATTGCCATATCTGGCTAAGCAATAGG GTTTGCTATAAAGCAAACTGTTCGTATGTGCATCATAAAGCCTCAGCAGAAGATATTTGTACCAAAGATGATGTTTCTGTGGTGTGTGCAAG GCTGCAGCGTTTGATGGGAATGGATGCCAAGGGTCCCCAACATCGCTCAGGACGTACTTTACCCCCTCCAGGTGACAGCAGTTCAAGAACTTCAACTTGTAGTGGAATCTCCAAAGAT ATTTGCATCAATGCTGAAAGATTACTACCTAATGGTGCTAACAGGAATACTTGTTTACCACCAGCCACCACTTCACG GGACTCAAGCATTTCTTCTGGGAGTCCATCATCTACTGCAAGTGCGGTTATTCATCAAAGCAATTACCATGAGAGCATACACAATAATCAGCAAAATTTGTCTGACCCCAAATCTCAAAAATATATACCACCTGGAGGGCGTAGCCGTTCAAGTACGACATCAGTACAGCATATGCAGCATCCATGTAGGCCTATTGAGGGCACTTCATTGGAGAGCTCATCGAATATGAGTTTAGTTTCACAAGGATCAAAAGGCCACCTTAATGAGCAGTTGGACTCCAATAATGATAAATCTGAAGCATCTTCACAGTTAGGAAATGACACTTCAAATTCCAAGCAAACGACCTCAGCAGAAAATGGAACATCTGACACTTCGCAGCAAAAGCCACAGTATTCCAATGTAGTTTCACAAGGACAAGTTGTACCAAGTCGGCGTTTTACTGTACTTGGCAGGCCTAAAGCAACAGGACAAATCAGTAATGGCACTTCAAGTTCCACAAAACTTGCTTTGGTAAAAACTGAGCACAGCGATCGCGTTACACTTCCTAGAAGTCATTTAGTTTCCCAGAGCCTAGAGCAACTCTCACAGCAGGCTTCAGCTACTGTCAAATCTCATGCTGGAGCAGAGAAAAAGAATGGATGTCCAGATATCATTGAAAAGCTAGTCCCAGGAAATCATAAGCAGCTTTCAGAGAGCACGGCATCACACAGATCAACTGCAGTGCAGAGTATGAGTAGCAGACCTGTGCCCAGCAATCTTTCTACATCTAATGCCAAGTCTGAAGCTACAGCTGGGCCCAATAATCTTTCAGATTTGAAGCGCAAGTTGGCATCACGAAATCAATTGCAGCTGGTAAATCAACAAGATGCACCTACTTCTAATACTGGTATAACAAGAGCAAGTCTCTGCCACAGCACTCTTAATAAGCAGCTACCTTCGACTGATGGCAAACAACAAGATTCAGCACAAGGAGGGCATGAAAGCTTCTACAACAGGCAAATGGTTCGGTCAGGTGATATAGTTCCATCTCATTGTTCAGATAGCACTACGTTATCAAGACCAGTCAGTGCAGTATCATCCACTGATGTAGCAGCACCagatagaaaagaaagaaagaggcaGGCTTGTCCTCCTGGATTTGAGAAGCCTCATCACATTTCTGATTCGGACAAATTTGTATATGTGAGCTCCCCTGCTTGCTCTGGACTATGCCCCGCATCTGGTGCCCTGGTACAAGATTCTTGTGGTATTACAGATCAACAAGATCTCCCTAGCTGGGCTACAGATTGCCTGAAAGATGATGCTGATGTCACAAATAATCTAAACGTGACAACCTCTTCACGTTCAACTGATACCAACCAGAGACATGCACAGTTTCAAGGTACCTTCTTCCCTGGTTGGTCGAATCAACCTCGCTTGTCACCTTATCCTCCACATCATAAGCCTGAGTATTGGGATGGAACCACCGGTAGCTACATGTTCACTGGGGGATATGATACATTTTGCCAGAGGACAACATCAGGCATGAGAGGTGGTATGGCGGGCACATTGCTCCAACAGCCGACAATGCCAAGCCCTCATGGTAGCTGGACTGATGGAAACACAGATTCTGGAATGAACTGTCCACAGGTCGACATAGCGTACCCCATGTACACCCTGTTCTAG